CATCAAATTCAGATTCTATAGCCCCAGGAAGAACCCAAGCTTATCCAAGAAATGCATTTTTGCTTGAGAGATCTACCAAGACTTGATGTAGAGACTAATGCAAAATCAAAATTGGAATGAACACAGTGTAAGATGAGTAACAAATCCaaatgaaaaaatggaaaaattttaaacaaatcaACAGACTCACCATGGCCTTGGTCTTGGAGTAGAAAGATCCGATAAAATTGGGCGTATCCTCCTCCTTGAACCCGACACCTGACCCGAGCGGATGATTCGCATCGTACTCGAATATACAGCCGGTGGCATAGTTAATCAACACCAAACCTTTCTCTCTGCAAACATCCGCCAGCGTTAAGGTCCCCGCCACATTggtccggatagtctccacctTATGCGACTCGCACCAATCCACGTTCGGCCTGCCAGTGACTCCGGCGGCGTTGAAAACATGTGTGGGCTTCACCGACGCCAGATCCGCCTCCAACGACGCCCTGTTCTCGAGCCTCCCTGAGCCGTAGCTGTACTCCAGCCCTTGAGCTTCGCACAGCTTCCCCAACAGGCCACCGATCCAGCCGGTCCGACCATAGATCAGAAACTTCAACTTCCTGTCCGATGCCGCCGCGCCGTTTGCCGGAAAACCCAttggagagaaagagagtgtgtgtg
This DNA window, taken from Vitis vinifera cultivar Pinot Noir 40024 chromosome 2, ASM3070453v1, encodes the following:
- the LOC100254814 gene encoding bifunctional dTDP-4-dehydrorhamnose 3,5-epimerase/dTDP-4-dehydrorhamnose reductase: MGFPANGAAASDRKLKFLIYGRTGWIGGLLGKLCEAQGLEYSYGSGRLENRASLEADLASVKPTHVFNAAGVTGRPNVDWCESHKVETIRTNVAGTLTLADVCREKGLVLINYATGCIFEYDANHPLGSGVGFKEEDTPNFIGSFYSKTKAMVEDLLKNYENVCTLRVRMPISSDLSNPRNFITKITRYEKVVNIPNSMTILDELLPISIEMAKRNLTGIWNFTNPGVVSHNEILEMYRDYIDPNFAWKNFTLEEQAKVIVAPRSNNELDASKLKKEFPELMSIKESLIKYVFKPNQKATGA